The Globicephala melas chromosome 13, mGloMel1.2, whole genome shotgun sequence genome includes a region encoding these proteins:
- the CHFR gene encoding E3 ubiquitin-protein ligase CHFR isoform X2, which translates to MERPGEGEQPPQQQPWGRLLRLGAEEGEPHVLLRKREWTIGRRRGCDLSFPGNKLVSGDHCKIIVDEKSGQVSLEDTSTNGTVINKLKVVKKQTCPLQTGDVIYLVYRKNEPEHNVAYLYESFHEKQGVTQDSFEANKENVFHVTKDTSGAGRGDDPQDPQVLPSPPATQVCFEEPQPSTSTSDLFPMASTSSMEPTSAGRGPPSSSGSRGADVSPKGCGPSVASDEVIIFPLALPAREGASFSLSEPKDQEDLEPVKKRVKADGEPALNLPLVTDPGGDPHSTLDVRAATVKPDKMEETLTCIICQDLLHDCVSLQPCMHTFCAACYSGWMERSALCPTCRCPVERICKNHILNNLVEAYLLQHPDKRRSEEDVRSMAARNRITQDMLQPKVRRAFSDEEGSSEDLLELSDVDSESSDVSQPYIVCRQCPEYRRQAGRPLPCPGPGSEPGAPQAPGDAPSTSASITTAQDYVCALQGSHAICTCCFQPMPDRRAERERDPRIAPQQCAICLQPFCHLYWGCARTGCLGCLAPFCELNLGDRCLDGVLSNNNYESDVLKNYLATRGLTWKNMLTESLGALQRGAFLLSDYRITGNTVLCYCCGLRSFRELTYQYRQNIPASELPVAVTSRPDCYWGRNCRTQEIQSHL; encoded by the exons GTTGTGACCTTTCATTCCCCGGCAATAAACTGGTCTCTGGAGATCACTGTAAAATTATAGTGGATGAAAAATCTGGTCAGGTGTCGCTGGAAGATACCAG CACCAACGGAACAGTAATTAACAAGCTGAAGGTTGTTAAGAAGCAGACTTGCCCTTTACAGACTGGGGACGTCATCTACTTGGTGTACAGGAAGAATGAGCCAGAACACA ATGTGGCATACCTCTACGAATCCTTCCATGAAAAGCAAGGCGTAACGCAAGACTCCTTCG AAGCTAATAAAGAAAACGTGTTCCACGTGACCAAAGATACCTCAGGTGCAGGGCGAGGCGACGACCCCCAGGATCCCCAGGTCCTGCCATCGCCACCCGCCACTCAGGTGTGCTTTGAGGAACCACAGCCATCAACGTCCACATCGGACCTCTTCCCCATGGCCTCTACCTCTTCCATGGAGCCCACCTCTGCAGGACGAGGGCCTCCCTCCAGCTCCG GCTCGAGAGGTGCAGACGTCTCCCCAAAAGGGTGTGGTCCATCTGTGGCAAGTGATGAAGTCATCATCTTCCCTTTGGCTCTCCCAGCAAGAGAGGGGGCGTCCTTTTCTCTGTCGGAACCCAAGGACCAGGAGGACTTGGAGCCCGTTAAGAAGAGAGTAAAAGCAG ATGGGGAGCCCGCCCTGAACCTGCCCCTGGTCACGGACCCGGGCGGAGACCCCCACAGTACCCTCGACGTCAGAGCTGCGACCGTGAAGCCAGACAAGATGGAGGAGACTCTCACGTGCATCATCTGCCAGGACCTGCTGCACGACTGTGTGAG CCTGCAGCCCTGTATGCACACCTTCTGCGCTGCCTGCTACTCGGGCTGGATGGAGCGCTCTGCCCTGTGCCCCACCTGCCGCTGTCCAGTGGAGCGGATCTGTAAAAACCACATCCTCAACAACCTGGTGGAGGCATATCTGCTGCAGCACCCGGACAAGAGGCGCAGCGAGGAGGACGTGCGCAGCATGGCCGCCAGGAACAGGATCACGCAGGACATGCTGCAGCCCAAGGTCAGGAGGGCCTTCTCTGACGAGGAGGGGAGCTCCGAGGACCTGCTGGAGCTGTCGGACGTGGACAGCGAGTCCTCGGATGTCAG TCAGCCGTACATCGTGTGCAGACAGTGCCCCGAGTACCGCAGGCAGGCGGGGCGGCCCCTTCCCTGCCCAGGGCCCGGCAGTGAGCCAGGGGCACCGCAGGCCCCTGGGGATGCACCATCGACGTCCGCCAGCATCACGACAG CCCAGGACTACGTGTGTGCCCTGCAAGGAAGCCACGCCATATGCACCTGCTGCTTCCAGCCCATGCCCGACCGGAGGGCGGAGCGCGAGCGGGACCCCCGCATCGCCCCCCAGCAGT GTGCCATCTGCCTGCAGCCCTTCTGCCACCTGTACTGGGGCTGCGCCCGGACCGGCTGCCTCGGCTGCCTGGCCCCGTTCTGCG AACTCAACCTGGGCGACCGGTGTCTGGACGGGGTGCTGAGCAACAACAACTACGAGTCGGATGTCCTGAAG AATTATCTGGCCACCAGGGGTTTGACGTGGAAAAACATGTTGACCGAGAGCCTCGGGGCTCTACAGAGGGGAGCGTTCCTGCTGTCTG ATTACAGAATCACCGGGAACACCGTGCTGTGCTACTGCTGTGGCCTGCGGAGCTTCCGCGAGCTGACCTACCAGTATCGGCAGAACATCCCTGCTTCTGAGCTGCCGG TGGCCGTAACATCCCGTCCTGATTGCTACTGGGGCCGCAACTGCCGCACTCAG GAAATTCAATCACATCTGTGA
- the CHFR gene encoding E3 ubiquitin-protein ligase CHFR isoform X1, which translates to MERPGEGEQPPQQQPWGRLLRLGAEEGEPHVLLRKREWTIGRRRGCDLSFPGNKLVSGDHCKIIVDEKSGQVSLEDTSTNGTVINKLKVVKKQTCPLQTGDVIYLVYRKNEPEHNVAYLYESFHEKQGVTQDSFEANKENVFHVTKDTSGAGRGDDPQDPQVLPSPPATQVCFEEPQPSTSTSDLFPMASTSSMEPTSAGRGPPSSSGSRGADVSPKGCGPSVASDEVIIFPLALPAREGASFSLSEPKDQEDLEPVKKRVKADGEPALNLPLVTDPGGDPHSTLDVRAATVKPDKMEETLTCIICQDLLHDCVSLQPCMHTFCAACYSGWMERSALCPTCRCPVERICKNHILNNLVEAYLLQHPDKRRSEEDVRSMAARNRITQDMLQPKVRRAFSDEEGSSEDLLELSDVDSESSDVSQPYIVCRQCPEYRRQAGRPLPCPGPGSEPGAPQAPGDAPSTSASITTAQDYVCALQGSHAICTCCFQPMPDRRAERERDPRIAPQQCAICLQPFCHLYWGCARTGCLGCLAPFCELNLGDRCLDGVLSNNNYESDVLKNYLATRGLTWKNMLTESLGALQRGAFLLSDYRITGNTVLCYCCGLRSFRELTYQYRQNIPASELPVAVTSRPDCYWGRNCRTQVKAHHAMKFNHICEQTRFKN; encoded by the exons GTTGTGACCTTTCATTCCCCGGCAATAAACTGGTCTCTGGAGATCACTGTAAAATTATAGTGGATGAAAAATCTGGTCAGGTGTCGCTGGAAGATACCAG CACCAACGGAACAGTAATTAACAAGCTGAAGGTTGTTAAGAAGCAGACTTGCCCTTTACAGACTGGGGACGTCATCTACTTGGTGTACAGGAAGAATGAGCCAGAACACA ATGTGGCATACCTCTACGAATCCTTCCATGAAAAGCAAGGCGTAACGCAAGACTCCTTCG AAGCTAATAAAGAAAACGTGTTCCACGTGACCAAAGATACCTCAGGTGCAGGGCGAGGCGACGACCCCCAGGATCCCCAGGTCCTGCCATCGCCACCCGCCACTCAGGTGTGCTTTGAGGAACCACAGCCATCAACGTCCACATCGGACCTCTTCCCCATGGCCTCTACCTCTTCCATGGAGCCCACCTCTGCAGGACGAGGGCCTCCCTCCAGCTCCG GCTCGAGAGGTGCAGACGTCTCCCCAAAAGGGTGTGGTCCATCTGTGGCAAGTGATGAAGTCATCATCTTCCCTTTGGCTCTCCCAGCAAGAGAGGGGGCGTCCTTTTCTCTGTCGGAACCCAAGGACCAGGAGGACTTGGAGCCCGTTAAGAAGAGAGTAAAAGCAG ATGGGGAGCCCGCCCTGAACCTGCCCCTGGTCACGGACCCGGGCGGAGACCCCCACAGTACCCTCGACGTCAGAGCTGCGACCGTGAAGCCAGACAAGATGGAGGAGACTCTCACGTGCATCATCTGCCAGGACCTGCTGCACGACTGTGTGAG CCTGCAGCCCTGTATGCACACCTTCTGCGCTGCCTGCTACTCGGGCTGGATGGAGCGCTCTGCCCTGTGCCCCACCTGCCGCTGTCCAGTGGAGCGGATCTGTAAAAACCACATCCTCAACAACCTGGTGGAGGCATATCTGCTGCAGCACCCGGACAAGAGGCGCAGCGAGGAGGACGTGCGCAGCATGGCCGCCAGGAACAGGATCACGCAGGACATGCTGCAGCCCAAGGTCAGGAGGGCCTTCTCTGACGAGGAGGGGAGCTCCGAGGACCTGCTGGAGCTGTCGGACGTGGACAGCGAGTCCTCGGATGTCAG TCAGCCGTACATCGTGTGCAGACAGTGCCCCGAGTACCGCAGGCAGGCGGGGCGGCCCCTTCCCTGCCCAGGGCCCGGCAGTGAGCCAGGGGCACCGCAGGCCCCTGGGGATGCACCATCGACGTCCGCCAGCATCACGACAG CCCAGGACTACGTGTGTGCCCTGCAAGGAAGCCACGCCATATGCACCTGCTGCTTCCAGCCCATGCCCGACCGGAGGGCGGAGCGCGAGCGGGACCCCCGCATCGCCCCCCAGCAGT GTGCCATCTGCCTGCAGCCCTTCTGCCACCTGTACTGGGGCTGCGCCCGGACCGGCTGCCTCGGCTGCCTGGCCCCGTTCTGCG AACTCAACCTGGGCGACCGGTGTCTGGACGGGGTGCTGAGCAACAACAACTACGAGTCGGATGTCCTGAAG AATTATCTGGCCACCAGGGGTTTGACGTGGAAAAACATGTTGACCGAGAGCCTCGGGGCTCTACAGAGGGGAGCGTTCCTGCTGTCTG ATTACAGAATCACCGGGAACACCGTGCTGTGCTACTGCTGTGGCCTGCGGAGCTTCCGCGAGCTGACCTACCAGTATCGGCAGAACATCCCTGCTTCTGAGCTGCCGG TGGCCGTAACATCCCGTCCTGATTGCTACTGGGGCCGCAACTGCCGCACTCAGGTGAAGGCCCACCACGCAAT GAAATTCAATCACATCTGTGAACAGACGAGGTTCAAGAACTAA